From Scleropages formosus chromosome 25, fSclFor1.1, whole genome shotgun sequence, a single genomic window includes:
- the lrrc8c gene encoding volume-regulated anion channel subunit LRRC8C translates to MIPVTEFRHFMEQQPAFRVLKPWWDVFTDYLSVVMLMIGVFGCTLHVMQDKIICLPERKLPPNHTVALSNHLDATSANSPLAPIPGISEVKGLKTNLDLQQYSYINQICYEKALHWYAKYLPYLVLIHTLIFMVCSNFWFKFPGSSSKIEHFISILGKCFDSPWTTRALSEVSGENPEEKDDAKKIVNKHNIHGGTAEGNLEKAQSLRSIPEKVVVDKPDASVLDKKEGEQAKALFEKIKKFRLHVEEGDLLYMMYVRQNVLKVLNFLLIIAYNTMLVSEVQVIVNCDADIQDMTGYKHFSCNHTKAHLFSKLAYCYLCFVGVYGFTCLYTLYWLFHRSLKEYSFEYVRQETGIDDIPDVKNDFAFMLHMIDQYDPLYSKRFAVFLSEVSENKLKQINLNHEWTAEKLRQRMQTNSNNRLELQLFMLSGLPDTIFEITELQSLKLEIINNVTIPASISQLKDLQELSLYQCSLNIHSAAVAFLKENLKVLHVKFDDSRELPSWIYSLRNLEELYLSGSFSTDISRNVNLESLRELKSLKTLYLKSNLSKIPQSIVDVSSHLQRLFIHNDGTKLVMFNNLKKIVHLVELELVHCELERIPHAIFSLTNLQELDLKDNNLKSIEEIVSFQHLRKLTCLKLWHNSITYIPEHIKKLGSLERLYFSHNKIEVLPSHLFLCHKLRYMDLSNNEIHFIPPEIGVLQSLQYFSVSSNKLENLPDELFFCKKLKILKLGRNLLTTLSPKISYLVSLSHLELKGNHFESLPPELGFCRALKSSGLIVEDTLFETLPSEVREQMGAE, encoded by the exons ATGATTCCCGTGACGGAGTTCCGGCACTTCATGGAACAGCAGCCGGCGTTCCGGGTGCTGAAGCCGTGGTGGGACGTGTTCACGGACTACCTCTCTGTGGTCATGCTCATGATCGGAGTGTTCGGGTGCACGCTGCAC GTAATGCAAGACAAAATCATATGCCTTCCGGAAAGAAAGCTTCCGCCAAACCATACTGTGGCCTTGTCAAATCATCTAGACGCAACATCTGCCAACTCCCCTTTGGCTCCCATACCAGGAATCAGCGAAGTGAAGGGCCTAAAGACCAATCTGGACCTTCAGCAGTACAGCTACATCAATCAGATATGCTACGAGAAGGCGCTGCACTGGTACGCGAAGTACCTCCCTTACCTGGTGCTCATACACACTCTGATTTTCATGGTCTGCAGCAATTTCTGGTTCAAGTTTCCAGGCTCCAGTTCCAAAATAGAGCACTTCATTTCCATCTTGGGGAAGTGCTTTGACTCGCCTTGGACCACGCGGGCTCTGTCCGAGGTGTCGGGGGAAAATCCGGAGGAGAAGGACGACGCAAAGAAAATCGTCAACAAACACAACATACACGGGGGCACAGCTGAAGGCAACCTGGAAAAAGCCCAGTCCCTCAGGTCCATTCCGGAGAAGGTGGTTGTGGACAAGCCGGATGCAAGCGTCTTGGACAAGAAGGAGGGAGAACAAGCCAAGGCCTTGtttgaaaagattaaaaaattcCGCCTCCACGTGGAGGAAGGGGACTTGCTTTACATGATGTATGTTCGCCAGAATGTACTCAAAGTGCTCAACTTCCTCCTGATCATCGCTTACAACACTATGCTGGTGTCCGAGGTGCAGGTCATCGTGAATTGCGATGCTGATATTCAGGACATGACTGGTTACAAACACTTCTCGTGCAATCACACCAAGGCCCACTTGTTTTCCAAGCTGGCTTACTGCTACCTGTGCTTTGTGGGCGTCTATGGATTCACGTGCCTTTACACCCTTTACTGGCTGTTTCACCGCTCCCTCAAGGAGTACTCTTTTGAGTACGTTCGCCAGGAGACGGGGATTGACGACATTCCCGATGTAAAGAATGACTTTGCCTTCATGCTGCACATGATCGACCAATACGATCCGCTGTACTCCAAGAGGTTTGCGGTTTTTCTGTCGGAGGTCAGCGAGAACAAGCTGAAGCAGATCAACCTCAACCATGAATGGACAGCTGAGAAGCTCCGCCAGAGGATGCAGACCAACAGCAACAACAGGTTGGAGCTGCAGCTTTTCATGCTGTCCGGCCTCCCCGACACCATCTTCGAGATCACCGAACTCCAGTCTTTGAAGCTGGAGATCATTAACAATGTCACCATACCAGCATCAATCTCTCAGCTGAAGGATCTTCAGGAGCTGTCGCTGTACCAGTGCTCCCTCAACATCCACAGTGCTGCCGTTGCCTTTCTGAAGGAGAACCTTAAAGTATTGCATGTCAAGTTTGATGACAGCAGGGAGTTGCCATCTTGGATCTACAGCCTACGTAACTTAGAGGAGTTGTACCTCAGTGGGTCCTTCAGCACTGACATCTCTAGAAATGTCAACCTTGAGTCGCTGCGTGAACTCAAGTCCCTGAAGACCCTTTATCTGAAGAGCAACCTGTCCAAGATCCCTCAGTCCATCGTGGACGTGTCCAGCCATCTGCAACGCCTCTTCATACATAATGATGGAACCAAGCTGGTCATGTTTAACAACCTGAAGAAGATTGTCCACCTGGTTGAACTGGAGCTTGTGCACTGTGAGCTGGAGAGGATCCCTCATGCCATCTTCAGCCTCACCAACCTGCAAGAACTGGACCTCAAGGATAACAACCTCAAGTCAATTGAGGAGATTGTCAGCTTCCAGCACTTGCGAAAGCTCACCTGTCTGAAGCTGTGGCACAACAGCATAACCTACATCCCTGAGCACATCAAGAAGCTGGGCAGCCTGGAGCGCCTTTACTTCAGCCACAACAAGATCGAGGTTCTTCCCTCCCACCTCTTCCTCTGCCACAAGTTGCGCTACATGGACCTGTCCAACAATGAAATCCACTTCATTCCTCCTGAGATCGGTGTCCTGCAGAGCCTTCAGTACTTCTCAGTCTCCTCCAACAAGCTTGAGAATCTCCCCGATGAGCTTTTCTTCTGCAAGAAGCTCAAGATCCTCAAGTTAGGGAGGAATCTTTTGACCACTTTGTCCCCAAAGATATCCTATCTGGTGTCGCTGTCACACCTGGAACTCAAAGGGAACCATTTTGAAAGCCTCCCACCAGAACTGGGCTTCTGCCGCGCTCTGAAGAGCAGCGGTCTTATTGTGGAAGACACCCTGTTTGAAACACTGCCTTCTGAGGTCAGGGAACAAATGGGAGCAGAGTGA